From a region of the Mobula birostris isolate sMobBir1 chromosome 28, sMobBir1.hap1, whole genome shotgun sequence genome:
- the LOC140189100 gene encoding histone H2B 1/2-like, whose amino-acid sequence MPEPAKSVPKKGTKKVLSKPAGKAGKKRKRLRKESYSIYIYKVMKQVHPDTGISSKAMSIMNSFVNDIFERIGGEASRLAHYNKRSTITSREIQTAVRLLLPGELAKHAVSEGTKAVTKYTSSK is encoded by the coding sequence ATGCCTGAGCCTGCGAAATCCGTTCCGAAGAAGGGCACCAAGAAAGTTTTGTCCAAACCAGCAGGCAAGGCAGGGAAGAAGCGCAAGAGGCTGAGGAAGGAGAGTTACTCCATCTACATCTACAAAGTGATGAAGCAGGTTCACCCCGATACCGGCATCTCCTCCAAGGCCATGAGCATCATGAACTCGTTCGTCAACGATATCTTCGAGAGAATCGGGGGCGAGGCTTCCCGCCTGGCCCACTACAACAAGCGGTCAACCATCACCTCACGGGAGATCCAGACCGCCGTGCGCCTGCTGCTGCCCGGGGAGCTGGCCAAGCACGCCGTGTCCGAAGGGACAAAGGCGGTGACCAAGTACACCAGCTCCAAGTAA